Genomic segment of Apium graveolens cultivar Ventura chromosome 7, ASM990537v1, whole genome shotgun sequence:
TAAACAAGCTCATTATAGGTCATCAAAGAGTAAACAATAACACAACTCGCTCTTCCTTTCCATTAATATCACAAATTTTCCCATTTACTGCCTACTTCTTAGAGCTCATGCAATCAAGATATACAAAAAATTTCTATTCAATAAAAATGGGCTACATAACATTAATTTCATACGTATATGATCACTATATCACCCTACCTGCATGCATATTCATGTTGTAAATGCTTTAATAAACAATTTATAAATACAAAACATGCAGTATTGTTGCACGGTCACAATCGTCAATGTCGTTCTATATGAACAGAGGCGAACTATCTTCTGCACATTTTATGAACACAATGTCGAGATGGATATGCATAACTATTACTATAAAATTTGTGGCCGAAACTACGTGACACATGTGAAGAGGTGAGAACACTAACCATGACCGCACTCGGTATCAGTCCTCCTAACATAATGAACCTATATTTTGCTTTTCATCTTGGGTATACCGATGCTTGTTAGAGACCAAAATTGTACTGCTATGTTGATTATCCGTGGTCGAGAATTAAAACAATTAACGGGTTTTCACATTAACGACTTCATCGTATATTACACCAATGTAAGTATCATGTCAAAATTTACAAGCATAACTTCATTACATGATACTAACCTTTGCTCTTGCCGATACATTTCTCAGGTTGACACCTATATGACTCATTGCTGCATACGAAATATTATAGGGGCAACTGCATTTTTGAATTGTTGTTGGCTCTTGTTCCCTTTTCCAATGGGATTGGTGACCTCCTTATAAAATGAGTCCTACGATACACCCAACCCAGGTCTTCTCAGCCCCTTCTCAAGATGACAACGAGGTGACAGAGCAAATTGGCAAGTGAAACAGTGGTGCTTTTCTTATATAATTACCCCTTTTCTTGATCATGTATTCTTTAAACATTCTTTAAATATTGAACACGATAAACGAAAATAGTAGCATATTCTTTAAACATTGAGGATTGATATTATAAGCTACCGATAAATGAGTCTATCAATTAGGCCTGAATACATTCACAGTTATAAAATTAATAGATTAACGTGTAAGTATATTTTTAATGGGGTTGGATTGGATCggtttaaaaatatcgaaacccATATCCCAAACCAATTAAAtcgggttgacattttttcaacccaaaTATGTATCAGGTTGAAAATTGGGTTGAAAAAATTGGTTTGGATCGGCCAAAATAGGGTCGGTTCGGATCAGTTTACCCGGTTTAGTCGGGTTGTGTACACCCCTAGTTAGCACAACCTTTTGAAATTGTTCCACGAAGACACACTTTAAACATAAAAAATGTTCTCAAGGCCCaaacactatatgtgttattcaGTGTCAAACTTCCACAAAATCACCCAAATAACTGAAAGTGGCAACAACATGATCCAAGGAATCAAATGAAgctttattaaaatatataatggAGCAATATATCCTCACCATGTCCACAGTATAAACTTGCTAAAAATTCAAAAACACCTTCATTCAGCTACAAtcaatattatttttaaattaatcaTTTGGTAGTGCTTATATTAATCCATTAAATAGgcattaaatatataaaatatgttAGATTacttttataatatatatatatatattatgggCTTACAAATTAAAACAATTATATTTAACTGTTTTTTCTATATTTAGACTAATTAAGTGGTCTAAACTAAAGAGTCCAAAGACATCTTATTGGGTATGGGCTATGTAATGTGTAATACCCATAGTAAGCCTTATTAGGGTTAATGGGGTCTAATTAGGCTACTATATAAAGAACATAATAGGGTTTTGGTCCCCAATGCTATTCACAGCCTCTACTCCTCCATTTCCATCAGTTTGAGTGAGATACGGCTAGAGGCGAATCAAGTCTGTGGAAGATCAAGTCCCACAATCCGTAATCAATTAGGAGGATATACGAGTTCCACGATCAAGCCTCTCAAGCGTATTTAAATTCAAGAGCTATGAAATCAGGTACGCTTCCGCACAACAGTTTTACATAGTAACCTTGATAATATTGCATAAgatgatccgtggttatgtattGATTTATATCCAACATATGGTATCCGAGCCTCTCTTATGTGATTTATTAGGGTTGATCATATTTTACAATATGATTGTTATATATGCTTATCCGAGATGATGCAtgaattattaattttttaattcgTATTAATCATGTACTTATGCGATTTTATGGAATCAGTAGTTTAATGTTTTTTCGGATCATATATGTTTTCTATGATCGATTAATACATGATTAAGAATATTATGCGTCTGACTTGTGGGTTTTgccatatatattatatataatctGTTTTTCCCTGATTTTCCATGTTCACCATTCTGCTGCATATTATATGGACTCAATATAATTGACGTACATGTTTCCTTTTAGCATGTATTTTTTGTATTAAAATCGAGTACATATTAGTGATGTCATGTGGGGTGTTGAatgaattcaatttttttaattttgcCACTGCCATGAAATCAGAAGGCTAAGTTCATCAtgttatatgtatatttataaatgGTGATGTTGACCTGGCCATGAACCTTTTTAGTAAgtttgttttttttattattaactTTGCATGGCTCCTGACTACTACATGTTATTGGTTTCATGGCTTAAACTGTgaatttctatttttttaatgTTAAATATGATTCATATTTTAGTTGATATGAAAATCGTTTTAggtaaaaatattattttttagtaatattttaatatttttacaaAGTTACGGATTTGGGCACAATTCTTTAACTTTTGCTAATGTCCTTCTATTTTGTAAATAAGTGCGTTGAAGCAAAATATTTCCAAAGTGATATttatatgtaaatttatttatttttaaataataggatgtgtttatttattatttatgtgtTAAAATAATTGGCCCAAAGGAAGGTTGTTTAATGGCCAAATAATGAATATGCATGCGGGAATAAATatgtaataattattaatttttcatGTGAGTAATAACCGGCCCAAAGGAAGCTTATTACTTGACcaaatttattattaatatttgatttATGCATGGAGAGTACCACTTACAAATTAATGTTTATGTCCAAAGACTAAATATTAATGTTGTGTTAGGTATCTTGTCACAATGGGCCCACACTGTTATCTTATTTGAAATTTATGTCTTATGTGCCTcgttttaaatttaattttttgtaTGACATGGATTTCAATTTTATGCGAGCTTATGTTTTTCTTGTTCCTACTTGCTAGTTAATGCATCTGTTGCTAATATAACTGCCAACATGAACTCCATTCCTGTGCTTAACGGCACAAACTTTAAGAGCTGGAAAGAGAAGGTTCTGCTAGTTCTCGGCTGCATGGATTTAGACTATGCTATAAGGAAAGAACAACCTGCTTCTCTTACAGATGAAAGTTCTACTACAGACAAATTGAACTTTGAGAAGTGGGAGCGTTCTAATCGCTTAAGTCTAATGATGATAAAGCGCAGCATTTCTGAGGCATTCAGGGGCGGTATGTCTAATGACTCCGATGAGGTATCTGTGAAAGATTTCCTTGATGAGCTTGAAAAGCGTTTTGCGAAAAACAAAAAGGCTGAAACAAGTAAGCTTTTAACTGATCTTGTCCAGATGAGGTATAAAGCTAAAGGAAATATTCGAGAGTACATTATGGAGATGTCTAACATCGCTTCAAAACTTAAGGCACTGAAGCTTGATCTATCTGATGATTTGCTTGTGCATTTGGTACTTATCTCTCTTCCTGCATAATACAGACAATTTATAGTGAGTTATAATACTCAGAAGGATAAATGGACTCTTAATGAGCTCATTTCACACTGTGTGCAAGAGGAAGATATATTGAAGCATGAAAAGATTGAAAGTGCTCACGTTGCACCTACCTCAAAGCTTAACTACCGAAAGAGGGCTAAAGATAAAGAGAATGTAGTGGGAAAGTCACAGCCTAAGAAACAAAAGACTCAGGATCAAGCTGTTACATGCTTCTTTTGTAAGAAATCTGGGCATGTGAAAAAGGAATGTCCCAAGTATGTCGTATGGTGCATAAAGAAAGGTAGACTTTTCACCTTTGTCTGTTCTGAAGTTAATTTAACTTCTGTACCTAGTAATACTTGGTGGGTAGGTGCTACTACTCACACAAGTGTTTCTATGCAGGGTTACATTTGGAGCCAGAAACCGAGTGATGCTGAAAGATTCATCTATGTGGGTGATGGCAATGCAGTTGCGGTTGAAGCCATTGGCACTTTTAGATTATCTTTTGAAACTGGTCATATTGTTGAATTGAGAGACACTTATGTAGTACTGTCTTTTAGGTGGAATTTGGATTCTATTTTTGTTTTGGACAAATATGGTTAGTCTTGTTCATTTGGAAATAATAAATTCAGTCTTTTTCTTAATTCTTCTCTTGTTGCGGCTGGTTCCTTGATTGATAATTTATATATGCTGAATACAATTGCTTCATCTTATGAAACCTTGCAAATAACATCAAGAGGCACGAAAAGAAAATTTTCTAATGAGAATTCCGCTATGTTGTGGCATAAACATTTTGGCCATATCTCCACAGCGAGACTACAGAGGCTTGTGTCATATGGAATGCTTGAATCCCTTGATTATTCAGATCTCAATGTATGTGTTGAGTGTATTAAGGGAAATAGACAAACAGAAGGAAGTTTAGTGCCAATAGGAGTACTAGTGTCTTACAGCTGATACATACTGATATATGTGGTCCATTCCCTACGGCTTCTTGGAA
This window contains:
- the LOC141673816 gene encoding uncharacterized protein LOC141673816; translation: MNSIPVLNGTNFKSWKEKVLLVLGCMDLDYAIRKEQPASLTDESSTTDKLNFEKWERSNRLSLMMIKRSISEAFRGGMSNDSDEVSVKDFLDELEKRFAKNKKAETSKLLTDLVQMRYKAKGNIREYIMEMSNIASKLKALKLDLSDDLLVHLKDKWTLNELISHCVQEEDILKHEKIESAHVAPTSKLNYRKRAKDKENVVGKSQPKKQKTQDQAVTCFFCKKSGHVKKECPKYVVWCIKKGRLFTFVCSEVNLTSVPSNTWWVGATTHTSVSMQGYIWSQKPSDAERFIYVGDGNAVAVEAIGTFRLSFETGHIVELRDTYVVLSFRWNLDSIFVLDKYARLQRLVSYGMLESLDYSDLNVFKAKVEKQLGKTIKAVKSDSGGEYYCRYDESSEQCPWPFIKFLEECGLIPQYIMPGQPRMNGVAERRNRTVKDMVRSMISHSSLPESLWGDALKTATYILNRVPSKAVDNTPYELGPTGARPYMPHENKLDSRTVSCYFVGYTERTKGFKFYDPLSKSFFETGNARFLEDVVFEGRDKVRDMDVVFEEEFVSLPHIVQDNNVDIPIPPPTENQNDAQEEQTQRPQEEVMENDPVNFQQVKQSANCEKWIDAMNDEMESMKVNDVWDLVELPEGVKPIGYKWIFKPKGILKATSRDIKHV